The segment TCCAGTAGTTCCAATGTTCAGGCTTTTCACTAGTCTGACAGTATATACCGAAGGTAACCTTGTAGACCATCCATTTGGCTCCCGCCTGTATGGTGGGGATGGTCGGATGCGTCTTTGGGGTGGGCGGGGTCTCTTGAGCTGATAGGCCCCAGAGGCTAGAGATGAGAACAACTAATGTAGCTGTGATTAGGCTGGTGATACGTCTCATAATTGTCGTGGTTAGGTTATAGTTTGTGGATTCTCAGCGTATTTATTGGTCGTACCTAGTGCAGGAGAGTGATACCACAAGGCAAGTCGTTGTAAAGCACTGCACTAGTGCGAGCTTATGTACTTACGTCCGCAAGTTACACGATTTCCACTAAATGTGCAAAGTGTTTGCTCCCGCCCTCAGGGCTGACGCATCATAATCGCTCTGCCCTCTAACCTCTGTTTACATATCTTTACGGGGAAATTCGTCCGATTTCCTCCTTTCTCGAATATCCACGTGGGAAATCTCAATTCTCCACGTTGATATTTTTTATTTTCCACGTGGGCGTCATTCATTTCTTCCGAAGTTTCATTTGATTCCTCCGAAGAATTTTTTCTTCCCTACCTGGAAAATGAAAATTCTCCACCTGGATATTTTGGAATATCCACGTGGAAATCACTTTTCCCCGACACGGCGCCGCCTCGATATGTAATAGGCTCTAAATTATTGTAGCGACGTACATTCCACCCACTAATGCAATTTCCAAGGATGTAAACAAACCTTCTGGAGAGTGTGGCGTAACAGCCATTGCACGAAATAGTCGTACCTTCGCAGTGTCTTTAGGTAACTAGATCTATAGAACAGACGCAAATGATACCACAATACAAGAGTAATCCACCGCAGTGGACAGAGATATACAGCCAGTCTAATCTCCCCACAGAGCTGCAATCGCTCAAGGACCTGACGATGAACTTATGGTGGTCTTGGCAACCACGCGCTATACGACTCTTTCAGTCTATCGATCCCGAGCTATGGGCGCAGACTGATGGCAATCCTCGCTGGATGCTTCACCTCCTAGGGGCTGAGCGCATAGCGGAGCTTTGCCAGAATCGCGCCTTCCTCGCAGAGGTGCAGGCTCTTTATGATGAGCTGCAGACCTATCTACAGGAGCGTCCCGATGAGACGCGCCCCTCGGTCGCTTACTTCTGCATGGAGTATGGCATTAGCAATACGCTACACATCTACTCTGGTGGCCTAGGCATCCTCGCGGGTGACTATGTCAAGGAGGCGAGCGATAGCAACGTTCAGCTCACCGCTGTGGGGCTTCTCTACCGCTACGGCTACTTCACACAGAGTCTCGACCCGAGTGGTAATCAGGTGGCGCACTACGTGCCGCAAAACTTTCACAACCTTCCCCTCGAGCCGGTACTCAACGAGCATGGCGAGCGACTGACGCTACAACTAGAAATGGCTTTACTGCCTGTCGTTTGTCAGGTGTGGCGCGTGCCGGTAGGTCGCGTGTCGCTCTATCTGCTGGACACTGATGTGCCTGAGAATGGGGATCTGGCGAAGAGCATCACCCACAGCCTCTATGGTGGCGACTGGGAGAATAGACTCCGTCAGGAGTACCTCCTAGGTATCGGTGGTACGATGCTGCTCAAGCAGCTCGGCATCACGTGCGATGTGTACCACATGAACGAGGGGCATGCGGCCTTTATGAATGTGGAGCGACTGGTCAATCTGGTGGAGGATAGGGGCTTGCCCTTTGATGTAGCGCTGGAGGTGGTACGCGCTTCTTCTCTCTATACGGTGCATACGCCTGTACCAGCAGGGCATGACTACTTTGAGGATGCTTTGATCGATCGTTACTTCTTGCCCTTCTATAGTCGTCTGGGGATCTCTCGTGATGAGTTTATCCAGCTGGGCAAGGATAGCCACGGGAGCGGTGGTAAGTTCTCTATGAGCGTCTTAGCGCTACACACCTCTCAGGAGGCCAATGGCGTGAGTAAGCTACACGGCGATGTGTCGAAGCGTATGTTTGCTCCCGTGTGGGAGGGCTTCTTCCCCGAGGAGAGCCATGTCACCTATGTGACGAATGGAGTGCATCTGCCTACCTGGGCAGCGCCTGAGTGGCAGCAGTTCTTCGTCCGTCACTTCGGTGCTGACTATCTAAACCATCAGTCTCAGGAGGAGATGTGGGCCAAGATCATGAGCGTGCCAAGTGAAGAGATACGTCAGATACGCCAGATACTCAAGAGACGTCTGATACAGCACATACAGCATACCATCATACAGACTCATGGACAGATAGGGCTCCCGCCCCAGCTTGCTAAGGCAACGCTCGACGAGCTACAGGAGCGCGCCCTCTACATAGGCTTCTCACGCCGCTTCGCTACTTACAAACGTGCTCACCTGCTCTTTGAGGATCTAGAGGCTTTGGCAAAGATCCTAGACAACGAAGAGCACCCCGTCCGTTTCATCTTTGCGGGCAAGGCGCACCCCGCTGATGGTGGTGGCCAGGCGCTTATCAAGCGTATCGTAGAGGTGAGCCGCATGCCGCAGTTTGTCGGTAAGATCATCTTCCTGCCAGACTATGACATAGAGCTCGCCAAGACACTTATCCCGGGCGTCGATGTATGGCTCAACAACCCGACACGTCTCATGGAGGCCTCTGGTACTTCTGGCGAAAAGGCCGAGATGAATGGTGTCCTCAACCTCTCTGTGCTGGATGGCTGGTGGTACGAAGGGTACAAGGAGGACGCCGGTTGGGCACTCTCGGCAGAGCATACTTATACCGATCCGCATCTGCAGGATCAGCTCGATGCGATGACGATCTACCACCTCATAGAGCAGGAGATCGTACCCACGTACTATGCCGATATGCCCGCTGGCTGCTCGGATCGCTGGGTAGACTATATCAAGCGCTCGATGCTCTACATAGCGCCGCACTTTACGATGCGCCGCATGCTAGATGACTACTACGAGCGCCTCTACAATAAGCTGGCCGTACGCTCCGAGCTCCTAGAGCATCAGGGATACCAGCAGGCTCGTGATATAGTTGCCTGGAAGCAGCAGGTGGCTGCCACGTGGGATACGATCACCGTGCAGGAGGCGACTTTCGAGGGGGTCATGCGAGAGCCAAACTACGATGGCCAGTGTAGTGATCCGACCTTTAGGGTGACGATCGATGCGGGGCAAGTTGAGGCCGATATCGTTGCCGAGCTGATTGTCACGACGCGGGACGAGCTGACCGGCGAAGTGCGCTATGTGGGCAAGGATCTCTTCCACGAGGTGATGCCACGCATGGGGACGATCCGCACCTATGAGCTGACGGTGCCATCGGCTCAGCCTGGCAAGTACCAGATAGCGGTGCGTCTGCGTCCCTATCTGCCAGAGCTGACTCATCTGATGGACTTCGCCTACGTCCGCTGGATCTCTTTCTGAGTGATGCCCTTTGACTGTTGGACATGGTCGCATAGCTAGGGCGGAATAAATAACAAGAGGACTCAATCGCTGAATGGGAGCGGTTGAGTCCTCTGCTATTATTCAGGACCTCTCATGATAACCTATTGGTAGCAAAAAGACAACGATAGGGCAATCGACAGACGATACCTTTGCGTAGACAATCTAGGAAACGCAATATATCGCAATCGACTATGAAACAAAAAGCACAATCCCTCACACGACTCGTCACGCTACTCATCAGCGCCATCATCTTGCTAGCTCATCCACTGGAGGGGTGGGCTGAGCGTCCCCCGCTCAGTATGCAGTCGCAGTACACGCTCCTCGTCTGTAGCGATCCGCACATTATGGCTCCTGAGCTAGTCGTTCAGGAGGGACCTGCCTTTGAGGAGACATTACGTAGCGATCGCAAGCTACTCCTTGAGAGTGTACAGATCTTTGATCAATTAATAGAAGAAGCTCTAGAGATACGTCCTGATCTCTTCCTCATTTGTGGAGACCTAACGAAGGATGGTGAGCTGGCTAGCTATCGCTACCTCACGCAGCGGCTAGATCGACTCACAGCGGCTGGTATCAAGGTACTTGTCGTGCCGGGCAATCATGACATTAACAATCCCCTTGCTCAGATCTACCTGGGGGATCATACGACTGCTACGGAGCATGTCACTCCCGATCAGTTCGTCCAGATTATGGCGCCATACGGGTATGACTCCTCCTCAAGCATCTCGCGAGGCCCGGCGCTCTGCTACGTGTCAGAGCCGCTCCCAGGGCTACGTGTCATCGGTATCGATGCTTGTCAGTATGATGACAATATCGCCAACAACTACCCTACGACGGCTGGGCGTCTTGATGAGGTGCGCGTCCAGTGGATCGAGGATCAAGTGCGACAAGCCAATGCTCAGGGCAAGCAGGTCATAGCGATGATGCATCATGGCATCGTGGAGCACTTCCCGGGGCAGTCGCTACTGGCTAAGGAGTATCTGATACAGGATTATGATCGCATTGCAGAGCGACTCGCTGAGGCTGGACTGCAATATGTCTTCACGGGGCACTTTCATGCTCAGGACATCGCTGCTAAGAGCTACAATCAGAGTGTCATACATGACATAGAGACTGGATCGACAGTCACATATCCCTGTCCATATCGCTTGGTCGAGGTCACCCCGACAGAGCTACGTATATCTTCTCGTCAGATCGCCTTAGCGATGCCCTCTCATAGAGCTTCGGAAGGGACGATCTCTTTACAAGATTACGCTTATCAGCACCTAGAGCTTGGCATGAATGATCTGGTACGCTTCCTCACGGAGCATCTAGAGAGTCAGGATAGTGCCTCAGTTATAGCTCCTTATAAGGGAGTAATAGAGCAGGCGATACCAGAGCTAAAGCCTCTATTTATGGAGATCTATGCAAATCACCTGCAAGGTGACGAGCGGGGCCTGCATCACAATCCCGACAGTACGGCCAGGATGACGGAGCCGTATCCGGGGGATCTCTTTGATCAGACGAAGGGACTGATCCAAGGATTGGTACCATCGCTAACTCAGCAGATAGAGCTCTTTGAGACGGCTCTATACGACACCTCTGAGTCGGACAACAATGTGTCGCTGCCTTACGATCACACCGCTCGTTTGGATCGACAAAGACTTGCCAAGAGCAAGCCTTAGGGGCGCTTCGCTTGAGGCTCTGTTACAACGCTTGCAGGCTACAGACAGATGTTGCGTGCACTAGAACGCTAGACTCGATCGTTCGCTATGTTATCTTTGCACACGCTACTGGAGATTATTTAGTCTCCTCCTCTTGATCGATGAAGTCGAGGTAACTACTGAGCGTGCGCTCTGCTTGTCCTACTTGTTGTGGCGTGTAGAACTGCGCATCGGAGAGTTCGTCCGGTAGGTACTGCTGCCGTGTGTAGTGCTTGGGATAGTCATGCGGATAGCGGTAGTCGACGCCATAGCCGAGGTCTGACATGAGCTTCGTAGGCGCATTGCGCAGATGTAGCGGGACTGGCAGGTTGCCCGTCTCACGCACCTTGGCGAGGGCGGCATCGATGGCGAGGTAGGCGGAGTTGCTCTTTGGCGATGCTGCGAGGTAGACGACTGCCTCGGCGAGCGGTATGCGTCCCTCGGGCCATCCGATGAAGTCGACCGCATCGGCAGCAGCCTGAGCCACGACGAGTGCTTGCGGGTTTGCCAAGCCTATATCTTCGGCCGCTGAGATGACCACACGACGCGCTATGAAGCGAGGCTCTTCGCCTCCCTCGATGAGGCGAGCCATCCAGTAGAGCGCTGCATCGGGATCGCTACCTCGTATGCTCTTGATGAATGCGGAGGCGATGTCGTAATGTAGCTCGCCATCACGATCGAAGGCGGCGGGTTGCTGGCGTGCTACGCTAGCGATCGCCTCGCCGGTCAACTGTACGGCGGTCTCGTCGGGGTGCTGCTCGAGTGCCATCGAGAGGGTCATCTCGAGGAGGTTGAGCAGCTTGCGGGCATCACCCCCTGCGAGGTGGATGAGTAGCTCACGGTCGGCACCCTCTAGGGTTACTTGGTAGCGAGAGAAGAGCGGATCGGTGGCGAAGACTCGGTCGATGAGCTGGGAGAGATCGCTAGGCTCTAGAGGCTTGAGGACGAAGACTTGACAGCGTGAGAGGAGCGGGTGGATCACTTGAAAGGAGGGGTTCTCCGTTGTTGCTCCGATGAGTGTCACCACCCCCTGCTCGACGGCTGCTAGCAGGGAGTCTTGCTGAGACTTGGAGAAGCGGTGTATCTCATCTATGAAGAGGATGGGCCGTCCCTGATGCTGTGAGAAGAGACCTGACTGCGCCTCTTTTGCCTCCTGCAGGGTCTTGCGCACATCGGCTACGCCAGAGCCTACGGCCGAGAGACTATAGCAGCGGCACTGCATCATCTGAGAGAGGAGCCGTGCTAGGGTCGTCTTGCCGACGCCTGGTGGTCCCCATAGGATCATCGAGGGTATGTGCCCCCGCTCGAGCATAACGCGTAGCGGGGCATTCGCACCGACGAGGTGAGACTGTCCGACATACTCTTCGAGCGTCTTAGGACGCATCCGCTCCGCTAGCGGTATCTGCTCTACTGACATATAGTGCAAATGTACAAAAAGGTTGGCTGTTGGCCTTTGACTGTTGTAGGGGAAAGGTCAGTCCGCGAGGGAGGATAGGTAGCGAGCGATGCCTTGGCGGATAGATATTAGTCCGAAGCGTGACGGGTCGATCTCTGCGGGTGTGAGCCAGCTGAGCTGCGCCACGTCGTCCATAGCTCGTACGGTGGGCATCTCGCTCGGTAGCTGAACTATGTAGAAGAGATCTAGCGTCGGCACGAGGAAGTCGCTGTAAAGGTAGCTGTTGGGCAGAGAGAAAGCGTAGACAAATTGCTCCGTCGGGAGTCGTAGCCCGCTCTCCTCGTATAGCTCTCGCTGCGCAGCCTCTTCTCCTGTCTCGCCCTTGTCGACGAAGCCGCCTGGGAGGTCTAGCGTCCCCTTGGCGGGTTCTTTGCCTCTAGTCGCTACGAGTAGTCGCCCACGCAGATCCCGCACGAGGAGTGCCACAGCAGCACTGGGGTTGTGGTAGTAGGTGAAGCCACATCTCTGACAGTGCTGCGCCTTGATGCCATGCGCCTCCAAGCGGTCAGCGCCACAGCGCGGACAGTAGTCGAAGGTCTCGCGTTGGCTCATACTTATAGGGCTCGTTCGCGGGCTAGTGAGGCAGCACCTAGTACGGCAGCTTGTCCCTTAGGGAGTGAGCTGAGGAGGATCTCGATAGAGCCTCTGTAGATGTGGAGTAGTGCTTCGTCAAAGGCTTTGCGCGCCGGTTGCAGGAGCAGGTCACCACACCGTGCTACGCCGCCGAAGAGAACGAATGCTTGTGGTGCTGAGAAGCAAGCGAACTGCGCCAAGGCGCGTCCCAATATCTCTCCCGTCTCCTCGAAGACTTGTCGAGCTAATGAGTCGCCTGTCGCTAGAGCTACCTCTGCTACAGTCTTGCTGGTTAGCTCTTCATCAGGTATATCACAGAGTTCGCTCCACATGCCTTGCTCTAGACAGAGCTTCTTAAGGCTCACGGCACGCCGCGCCACGGCTGGTGCTGCGACAGAAGCCTCGAGACACCCGTATCGTCCACAGCCACAGCGCTGATGAGGCTCACCCACAGCCATGTGTCCCAGCTCGCCCGCCTTGCCTTGGTAACCTCGTATGAGACGACCATCGGCATAGATACCGCTACCTACTCCTGTGCCTAGGGTTATCTCGACGAAGTGGTCTAGCTCACGAGCCACGCCGTAGCTATGCTCGCCGAGCGCACTCGCATTGGCATCGTTGTCTAGGACGACGGGTAGTCCTGTACGAGCCGAGAGATCAGCAACGATAGGCGTGTTGCCAGTCCAGGGGAGGTTGACCGCCTCTTCGATACAACCTGAGAAGTAGTTGGCATTCGGCGCTCCGATGCCTATGCCGACGACCCGATCTGTTAGTGCTGGGTTAGCGATCATTTGCGCTATCTGCTGGCTCAACGCCTCGATGTAGTCAGAGAAGAGGCTTCCGCATTGTTTCGTCGAGAGCGTCTGCGAGGAGACTATTTGTCCCTCCTCATCGACGATGCCTAGCTCTGTGTTGGTTCCACCTATGTCTATGCCTAAGTATAGTGACATATTGTTACTCTATATAATATAAGGAGTGGGCAATGCTTAGTAGCTCAACAGTCCCTCTAGAGGAGTAGTCTCGCTTACTTAGCATTGCCCACTTTGTATTTACATATACTGCTTCTGGGACTTACTCATTGATCTTGAGCAGATCGCCTGTAGTCTCAGCGATGCGCTCGTAGTAGGCCTTGTCGT is part of the Porphyromonas asaccharolytica DSM 20707 genome and harbors:
- a CDS encoding NUDIX domain-containing protein, with amino-acid sequence MSQRETFDYCPRCGADRLEAHGIKAQHCQRCGFTYYHNPSAAVALLVRDLRGRLLVATRGKEPAKGTLDLPGGFVDKGETGEEAAQRELYEESGLRLPTEQFVYAFSLPNSYLYSDFLVPTLDLFYIVQLPSEMPTVRAMDDVAQLSWLTPAEIDPSRFGLISIRQGIARYLSSLAD
- a CDS encoding metallophosphoesterase family protein, encoding MKQKAQSLTRLVTLLISAIILLAHPLEGWAERPPLSMQSQYTLLVCSDPHIMAPELVVQEGPAFEETLRSDRKLLLESVQIFDQLIEEALEIRPDLFLICGDLTKDGELASYRYLTQRLDRLTAAGIKVLVVPGNHDINNPLAQIYLGDHTTATEHVTPDQFVQIMAPYGYDSSSSISRGPALCYVSEPLPGLRVIGIDACQYDDNIANNYPTTAGRLDEVRVQWIEDQVRQANAQGKQVIAMMHHGIVEHFPGQSLLAKEYLIQDYDRIAERLAEAGLQYVFTGHFHAQDIAAKSYNQSVIHDIETGSTVTYPCPYRLVEVTPTELRISSRQIALAMPSHRASEGTISLQDYAYQHLELGMNDLVRFLTEHLESQDSASVIAPYKGVIEQAIPELKPLFMEIYANHLQGDERGLHHNPDSTARMTEPYPGDLFDQTKGLIQGLVPSLTQQIELFETALYDTSESDNNVSLPYDHTARLDRQRLAKSKP
- a CDS encoding replication-associated recombination protein A; its protein translation is MSVEQIPLAERMRPKTLEEYVGQSHLVGANAPLRVMLERGHIPSMILWGPPGVGKTTLARLLSQMMQCRCYSLSAVGSGVADVRKTLQEAKEAQSGLFSQHQGRPILFIDEIHRFSKSQQDSLLAAVEQGVVTLIGATTENPSFQVIHPLLSRCQVFVLKPLEPSDLSQLIDRVFATDPLFSRYQVTLEGADRELLIHLAGGDARKLLNLLEMTLSMALEQHPDETAVQLTGEAIASVARQQPAAFDRDGELHYDIASAFIKSIRGSDPDAALYWMARLIEGGEEPRFIARRVVISAAEDIGLANPQALVVAQAAADAVDFIGWPEGRIPLAEAVVYLAASPKSNSAYLAIDAALAKVRETGNLPVPLHLRNAPTKLMSDLGYGVDYRYPHDYPKHYTRQQYLPDELSDAQFYTPQQVGQAERTLSSYLDFIDQEEETK
- the glgP gene encoding alpha-glucan family phosphorylase — encoded protein: MIPQYKSNPPQWTEIYSQSNLPTELQSLKDLTMNLWWSWQPRAIRLFQSIDPELWAQTDGNPRWMLHLLGAERIAELCQNRAFLAEVQALYDELQTYLQERPDETRPSVAYFCMEYGISNTLHIYSGGLGILAGDYVKEASDSNVQLTAVGLLYRYGYFTQSLDPSGNQVAHYVPQNFHNLPLEPVLNEHGERLTLQLEMALLPVVCQVWRVPVGRVSLYLLDTDVPENGDLAKSITHSLYGGDWENRLRQEYLLGIGGTMLLKQLGITCDVYHMNEGHAAFMNVERLVNLVEDRGLPFDVALEVVRASSLYTVHTPVPAGHDYFEDALIDRYFLPFYSRLGISRDEFIQLGKDSHGSGGKFSMSVLALHTSQEANGVSKLHGDVSKRMFAPVWEGFFPEESHVTYVTNGVHLPTWAAPEWQQFFVRHFGADYLNHQSQEEMWAKIMSVPSEEIRQIRQILKRRLIQHIQHTIIQTHGQIGLPPQLAKATLDELQERALYIGFSRRFATYKRAHLLFEDLEALAKILDNEEHPVRFIFAGKAHPADGGGQALIKRIVEVSRMPQFVGKIIFLPDYDIELAKTLIPGVDVWLNNPTRLMEASGTSGEKAEMNGVLNLSVLDGWWYEGYKEDAGWALSAEHTYTDPHLQDQLDAMTIYHLIEQEIVPTYYADMPAGCSDRWVDYIKRSMLYIAPHFTMRRMLDDYYERLYNKLAVRSELLEHQGYQQARDIVAWKQQVAATWDTITVQEATFEGVMREPNYDGQCSDPTFRVTIDAGQVEADIVAELIVTTRDELTGEVRYVGKDLFHEVMPRMGTIRTYELTVPSAQPGKYQIAVRLRPYLPELTHLMDFAYVRWISF
- a CDS encoding ROK family protein, which produces MSLYLGIDIGGTNTELGIVDEEGQIVSSQTLSTKQCGSLFSDYIEALSQQIAQMIANPALTDRVVGIGIGAPNANYFSGCIEEAVNLPWTGNTPIVADLSARTGLPVVLDNDANASALGEHSYGVARELDHFVEITLGTGVGSGIYADGRLIRGYQGKAGELGHMAVGEPHQRCGCGRYGCLEASVAAPAVARRAVSLKKLCLEQGMWSELCDIPDEELTSKTVAEVALATGDSLARQVFEETGEILGRALAQFACFSAPQAFVLFGGVARCGDLLLQPARKAFDEALLHIYRGSIEILLSSLPKGQAAVLGAASLARERAL